Proteins from a single region of Hymenobacter aquaticus:
- a CDS encoding SMP-30/gluconolactonase/LRE family protein yields the protein MAVSSSPEQLPSVRVVLAAQAQLGEGAIWNPQDEKLYWVDIEGRILHIFDPATGQHRQLPTGSRVGTVVPARGGEVLLAQQNGLHRLNVLTGESTLLVNPLNPLTQPSLRFNDGKCDPAGRFWAGTLDMDGQPHRAALYRLDTDGTLHTMLTEVSISNGLAWTSDRRTMYYTDTPTHVVQAFDYDDATGHISSPRPVIRIPETDGAPDGMTIDAEGNLWIALWGGARVVCYDPTTGQQQHSIPVPAPHTTSCAFGGPGLRTLFITSARQDLSKEQLEEFPLSGNVFAVEPGVAGVPANTYLG from the coding sequence ATGGCTGTTTCCTCCTCCCCTGAGCAACTCCCGAGCGTGCGCGTAGTGCTGGCCGCCCAGGCTCAGCTGGGCGAAGGCGCCATCTGGAACCCGCAGGATGAGAAGCTGTACTGGGTGGATATTGAGGGCCGGATCCTGCACATTTTCGACCCGGCCACCGGCCAGCACCGGCAGCTGCCGACCGGCTCCCGCGTGGGCACGGTGGTGCCGGCCCGGGGCGGCGAGGTGCTCCTGGCCCAGCAAAACGGCCTGCACCGCCTCAACGTGCTGACCGGGGAAAGCACGCTGCTGGTCAACCCGCTAAACCCGCTGACGCAGCCCAGCCTGCGCTTCAACGACGGCAAGTGCGACCCGGCCGGCCGCTTCTGGGCCGGCACCCTGGATATGGACGGCCAGCCCCACCGCGCGGCCCTCTACCGCCTCGATACCGACGGCACGCTGCACACCATGCTCACTGAGGTTAGCATTTCCAACGGCCTGGCCTGGACTTCCGACCGGCGTACGATGTACTACACCGACACACCCACCCACGTGGTGCAGGCCTTCGACTACGACGACGCCACCGGCCACATCAGCAGCCCCCGGCCCGTCATCCGTATCCCGGAAACCGACGGCGCGCCCGACGGCATGACCATCGACGCGGAGGGTAACCTCTGGATTGCCCTCTGGGGCGGGGCGCGGGTGGTGTGCTACGACCCCACTACGGGCCAGCAGCAACACAGCATTCCGGTGCCCGCGCCCCACACCACGTCCTGCGCCTTTGGCGGCCCGGGCCTGCGCACGTTGTTCATCACCTCGGCCCGCCAGGATTTGTCGAAAGAGCAGCTGGAAGAATTTCCGCTCAGCGGCAACGTGTTTGCCGTGGAGCCCGGCGTGGCCGGCGTACCGGCCAACACGTACTTGGGCTAG
- a CDS encoding bifunctional 4-hydroxy-2-oxoglutarate aldolase/2-dehydro-3-deoxy-phosphogluconate aldolase — MTASVLSHLLEHKLVSIIRGANPDDLVSIVRALHAGGIRSVEVTINSPKALRGIELVADELGAEMMVGAGTVLDPETARLALNAGARFIISPTLNVKTIRLTKRYGAVSIPGAFTPTEILTAYEHGADIVKVFPASLGAAYFKDLKGPLPFIPLMPTGGVKLDNIREFRQAGAAAYGLGSALVDTSKPVSEEYLRQLAQKAQQFVQAVS; from the coding sequence ATGACTGCTTCCGTGTTATCCCATCTGCTCGAGCACAAGCTCGTTTCCATTATCCGGGGCGCCAACCCTGACGACCTGGTCAGCATCGTGCGGGCCCTGCACGCGGGCGGCATCCGGTCGGTGGAAGTCACCATCAACTCGCCCAAGGCCCTGCGGGGAATTGAGCTGGTGGCCGACGAGCTGGGCGCGGAAATGATGGTGGGCGCCGGCACCGTGCTCGACCCCGAAACGGCCCGCCTGGCCCTGAACGCCGGGGCCCGGTTTATCATTTCGCCCACCCTGAACGTGAAAACCATCCGCCTGACCAAGCGCTACGGGGCCGTCAGCATTCCCGGCGCCTTCACGCCCACCGAAATCCTGACCGCCTACGAGCACGGCGCCGACATCGTCAAGGTGTTTCCGGCCTCGCTGGGCGCGGCGTACTTTAAAGACCTCAAAGGCCCGCTGCCCTTCATTCCGCTGATGCCGACGGGCGGCGTGAAGCTGGACAACATCCGCGAGTTCCGGCAGGCCGGGGCGGCGGCCTACGGGCTGGGCAGCGCCCTGGTCGATACCAGCAAGCCCGTGTCGGAGGAATACCTGCGGCAGCTCGCCCAAAAGGCCCAGCAGTTTGTGCAGGCTGTTTCATGA
- a CDS encoding 2,3-bisphosphoglycerate-dependent phosphoglycerate mutase — MAFLVLVRHGQSVANLANVFTGWLDVVLTPQGEDEARAAGTKLRDFHFDQAYCSTLVRSKRTLELILAQLHQDTVPVHATDALRERMYGALQGLNKTETVLKYGQEQVNRWRRGYDDAPPEGETLHHTQERVVSYYEQEIVPQLRLGRHVLVVSHGNTLRALRMQLEGLSVAQVEALEIPTGGVRVYILTPELSISRMYDL; from the coding sequence ATGGCGTTTCTTGTTTTAGTCCGCCACGGCCAGTCGGTGGCCAACCTGGCCAACGTATTCACGGGCTGGCTCGACGTGGTCCTTACGCCCCAGGGCGAGGACGAAGCCCGGGCGGCCGGCACCAAGCTGCGCGACTTCCACTTCGACCAGGCTTACTGCTCCACGCTCGTGCGCTCGAAGCGCACCCTGGAGCTGATTCTGGCCCAACTGCACCAGGATACGGTGCCGGTGCACGCCACCGACGCCCTGCGGGAACGGATGTACGGGGCGCTCCAGGGGCTCAACAAAACCGAAACCGTGCTCAAGTACGGCCAGGAGCAGGTCAACCGCTGGCGGCGCGGCTACGACGACGCGCCGCCCGAGGGTGAAACCCTGCACCATACCCAGGAGCGGGTGGTGAGCTACTATGAGCAGGAAATCGTGCCCCAGCTCCGGCTGGGCCGCCACGTGCTGGTCGTGTCGCACGGCAACACGCTGCGGGCCCTGCGCATGCAGCTCGAAGGGCTGAGCGTGGCCCAGGTGGAGGCCCTGGAAATTCCGACCGGGGGCGTGCGGGTGTACATCCTGACGCCGGAGCTGTCGATCAGCCGGATGTATGATCTGTAG
- a CDS encoding alpha/beta fold hydrolase translates to MNILKRNNVTVSGSGEQTILFVHGFGCDQHMWRLVAPAFESRYQVVLLDLVGAGQSDLAAYHPKRYDTLAAHAEDVLAVLRELRVEQAVLVGHSVSAMIVMLAAIREPARVARLVFVAPSPRYLNDEGYVGGFEPADIQELLDAMDSNYLGWSAGITPVIMGHPDRPELAEELHNSFCRTDPSIARHFARVTFLSDNRADLPRLRVPALILQCAHDALAPRAVGDYLHRQLPGSTLVLIETSGHCPHLSAPQPTIEAINHFLAPEPA, encoded by the coding sequence ATGAATATTCTCAAGCGCAACAACGTCACCGTGTCGGGCTCGGGCGAGCAGACCATCCTGTTCGTGCACGGCTTCGGCTGCGACCAGCACATGTGGCGGCTGGTGGCCCCGGCCTTCGAAAGCCGCTACCAAGTGGTGCTGCTCGATCTGGTCGGGGCCGGGCAGTCGGACCTGGCGGCCTACCACCCCAAGCGCTACGACACGCTGGCCGCCCACGCCGAGGACGTGCTGGCCGTGCTGCGCGAGCTGCGGGTGGAGCAGGCCGTGCTGGTGGGCCACTCCGTCAGCGCCATGATTGTGATGCTGGCCGCCATTCGGGAGCCCGCGCGCGTGGCCCGGCTGGTGTTCGTGGCCCCGTCCCCGCGCTACCTCAACGACGAGGGCTACGTCGGCGGCTTCGAGCCGGCCGACATTCAGGAGCTGCTCGACGCCATGGACAGCAACTACCTGGGCTGGTCGGCGGGTATCACGCCCGTGATTATGGGCCACCCCGACCGGCCCGAGCTGGCCGAGGAGCTGCACAACAGCTTCTGCCGCACCGACCCCAGCATTGCCCGCCACTTCGCCCGCGTCACGTTCCTGTCCGACAACCGCGCCGACCTGCCGCGCCTGCGCGTGCCGGCCCTGATTCTGCAGTGCGCCCACGACGCGCTGGCGCCCCGGGCCGTGGGCGACTACCTGCACCGGCAGCTGCCCGGCAGCACGCTGGTGCTGATTGAAACCTCCGGGCACTGCCCGCACCTGAGCGCCCCGCAGCCCACCATCGAGGCCATCAACCACTTTCTGGCGCCGGAGCCCGCCTAG
- a CDS encoding FAD-dependent oxidoreductase, with amino-acid sequence MQLPGLIIGGGIAGLTTALALQRRGLAVTVCESAPEIKPLGAGIWMAPNAMQVFHRLGIADKINAGGVPLRNIQVVDARMQPIMRTDQERVRQRFGYTTTAIRRARLQETLLAELAPGTVLLAKTLASFTQHEQGVTVHFTDGSVLQAGYLVAADGIHSAVRGVLFPGARFASTGHIVWRGISPVRLRPEFQQSIMEAWAHGVRFGFSEIADGVVDWFVGEYAPGVTSYPQGLKNHLLDLFRDFAYPITTILEAADEARIIRNEITDFDPIPSWSQGKVCLIGDAAHASTPYMGQGGCQAVEDAFALAQCLEQEATVEQAFAAMQRLRRAKALHIVRTSRLMGKVGYLQHAPAALRNFIIRTTPSFIIEQQFRRVYQLNF; translated from the coding sequence ATGCAGCTTCCCGGACTCATTATTGGTGGTGGCATTGCGGGCCTGACCACGGCCCTGGCCTTGCAGCGGCGGGGCCTGGCCGTGACGGTGTGCGAGTCGGCGCCGGAGATAAAGCCGCTGGGGGCCGGCATCTGGATGGCCCCCAACGCCATGCAGGTGTTTCACCGCCTGGGCATTGCCGACAAGATCAACGCGGGCGGGGTGCCGCTGCGCAACATCCAGGTGGTCGATGCCCGGATGCAGCCCATCATGCGCACCGACCAGGAGCGGGTGCGGCAGCGCTTTGGTTACACCACCACGGCCATCCGGCGGGCCCGTCTGCAGGAAACGCTGCTGGCCGAGCTAGCGCCCGGCACGGTGCTGCTGGCCAAAACCCTGGCCAGCTTCACCCAGCACGAGCAGGGCGTCACGGTGCACTTCACCGACGGCAGCGTGTTGCAGGCGGGCTACCTGGTGGCCGCCGACGGCATTCATTCGGCCGTGCGGGGCGTTTTGTTTCCCGGCGCCCGGTTTGCCAGCACCGGCCACATCGTGTGGCGGGGCATTTCGCCGGTGCGGCTGCGGCCCGAGTTTCAGCAGTCCATCATGGAGGCCTGGGCCCACGGGGTGCGGTTCGGGTTTTCGGAAATAGCCGACGGCGTGGTCGACTGGTTTGTGGGCGAATACGCGCCGGGCGTGACCTCCTACCCCCAGGGCCTGAAAAACCACCTGCTCGACTTGTTCCGCGACTTTGCCTACCCCATCACGACCATTCTGGAGGCCGCCGACGAGGCCCGCATCATCCGCAACGAAATAACCGACTTCGACCCGATTCCGAGCTGGAGCCAGGGCAAGGTGTGCCTGATTGGCGACGCCGCCCACGCCTCGACGCCCTACATGGGCCAGGGCGGCTGCCAGGCCGTGGAAGATGCCTTTGCCCTGGCCCAGTGCCTGGAGCAGGAAGCCACCGTGGAACAGGCCTTTGCCGCCATGCAGCGCCTGCGCCGCGCCAAGGCCCTGCACATCGTGCGCACCTCCCGCCTCATGGGCAAAGTGGGCTATCTGCAGCACGCCCCGGCCGCGCTGCGCAACTTCATTATCCGCACGACGCCTTCCTTTATCATCGAGCAGCAGTTTCGGCGGGTGTACCAGCTTAACTTCTAA
- a CDS encoding alpha/beta fold hydrolase, translating to MLSTTQEQPRPGKQLRVARLGQGEAVLLLHGYPDTLQVFSQLAPLLAPEKQVIAFDWPGMGQSDDWAGGATPLLVARRLLQLLDFWQLDKVHLVGQDMGGQPALVFAAVYPERVRSVVVMNSLVDGAVETSWEIEWLRRFGVNKLLLRHFPWLVFRRARRTFLPAGATISAAASQDMWSSFRRPAVRQFIIRMCAGYEGQLKRLPEWYRQISCPVLILWAEKDKHFPLSQAHSLQRFIPHAQLRVLPGAGHWMALHQAAETAAAIREFHQAL from the coding sequence ATGCTTAGCACCACCCAGGAGCAGCCCCGGCCCGGCAAGCAGCTGCGCGTAGCCCGCCTGGGCCAGGGCGAAGCGGTATTGCTGCTGCACGGCTACCCCGATACCTTGCAGGTGTTCAGTCAGCTGGCGCCGCTGCTGGCCCCCGAGAAGCAGGTTATTGCCTTCGACTGGCCCGGCATGGGCCAGAGCGACGACTGGGCCGGCGGGGCCACACCCTTGCTGGTGGCCCGCCGCCTGCTGCAGCTGCTCGACTTCTGGCAGCTCGATAAAGTACACCTCGTGGGCCAGGACATGGGCGGGCAGCCGGCTCTGGTTTTCGCGGCCGTCTACCCCGAACGGGTGCGTAGCGTGGTGGTGATGAACTCCCTGGTCGATGGCGCGGTCGAAACGTCCTGGGAAATCGAGTGGCTGCGGCGGTTTGGGGTCAATAAGCTGCTGCTGCGCCATTTTCCGTGGCTGGTGTTTCGGCGGGCCCGGCGCACGTTTCTGCCCGCCGGCGCGACGATCAGCGCGGCGGCGAGCCAGGATATGTGGAGTTCGTTTCGGCGGCCGGCGGTGCGGCAATTCATCATCCGCATGTGCGCCGGCTACGAAGGCCAGCTCAAGCGCCTGCCCGAGTGGTACCGCCAGATCAGCTGCCCCGTGCTCATTCTGTGGGCCGAAAAGGACAAGCATTTCCCTTTGTCGCAGGCTCATTCGTTGCAGCGCTTTATCCCGCACGCCCAGCTGCGGGTGCTGCCCGGCGCGGGCCACTGGATGGCGCTGCACCAGGCCGCCGAAACGGCCGCCGCCATCCGCGAATTTCACCAGGCGCTGTAG
- a CDS encoding SulP family inorganic anion transporter → MFSSFSPASYLAQYQRNVKNEILAGLTTALALVPEVVAFALLAHISPLVGIGSAFVICLITSVFGGRPGMISGAAGSVAVVIVALVAQHGVDYLFAAVLLMGLIQIGVGLLRFGKFIRLVPQPVVYGFVNGLAVIIFMAQLEQFKARDAAGVEHWLSGPALGLMLGLVALTMAIVYFLPKLTKAVPASLTAIVVVSALVIGGGLHTKSVGDIASIAGGLPRLHWPQVPLTWATLALVFPYALIMALVGLTESLLTLTVVDEMTDTRGRGNQDCVAQGLANVASGLTGGMGGCAMIGQTMVNLESGGRGRLSGVVAAGALALFVVVGAPVIERLPLAALVGVMFMVVIGTFEWASLRILRRMPRTDVLVMLLVTLVTAVSQNLALAVLLGVVVSALAFAWENAKRIRARKHVDAQGVKHYEIYGPLFFGSVQAFTDKFDVAADPAEIIIDFRESRVADMSGIDALHKLTERYQRLGKTLHLRHLSPDCRQLLRNAGALIEVNILEDPGYRVATSAG, encoded by the coding sequence ATGTTTTCTTCTTTCTCCCCCGCCTCCTATCTGGCTCAGTACCAGCGCAACGTTAAAAATGAAATTCTGGCCGGCCTGACTACGGCGCTGGCCCTGGTGCCGGAAGTGGTGGCCTTTGCCCTGCTGGCCCACATCAGCCCCTTGGTGGGCATTGGCTCAGCCTTCGTTATTTGCCTTATCACCAGCGTATTCGGCGGGCGGCCCGGCATGATTTCGGGCGCGGCCGGCTCGGTGGCCGTCGTAATCGTGGCCCTGGTGGCCCAGCACGGGGTCGACTACCTGTTTGCGGCGGTGCTGCTCATGGGCCTGATTCAGATTGGCGTCGGGCTGCTGCGCTTCGGCAAATTCATCCGCCTGGTACCCCAGCCTGTTGTCTATGGCTTCGTCAACGGCCTGGCCGTCATTATTTTCATGGCTCAGCTGGAGCAGTTCAAGGCGCGCGACGCGGCCGGGGTCGAGCACTGGCTCAGCGGCCCCGCGCTCGGGCTGATGCTGGGCCTGGTGGCCCTGACGATGGCCATCGTGTACTTTCTGCCTAAGCTTACCAAGGCCGTACCGGCTTCGCTCACGGCCATCGTGGTGGTGTCGGCCCTGGTTATCGGGGGCGGGCTCCACACCAAGTCGGTGGGCGACATTGCCTCCATTGCCGGCGGCCTGCCCCGGCTGCACTGGCCCCAGGTGCCGCTTACCTGGGCCACGCTGGCGCTGGTGTTTCCCTATGCCCTGATTATGGCCCTGGTGGGCCTCACCGAAAGCCTGCTGACGCTAACCGTCGTGGATGAAATGACCGACACCCGGGGCCGGGGCAACCAGGACTGCGTGGCCCAGGGCTTAGCCAACGTGGCCTCGGGCCTGACGGGCGGCATGGGCGGCTGCGCCATGATCGGGCAAACGATGGTCAACCTGGAATCGGGCGGACGAGGGCGGCTGTCGGGGGTAGTGGCGGCCGGGGCCCTGGCGCTGTTTGTGGTAGTGGGCGCGCCCGTGATTGAGCGGCTGCCGCTGGCGGCGCTGGTGGGCGTGATGTTCATGGTCGTCATCGGCACCTTCGAGTGGGCCAGCCTGCGGATTCTGCGCCGTATGCCGCGCACCGACGTGCTGGTAATGCTGCTCGTGACCCTGGTAACGGCCGTGTCGCAGAACCTGGCCCTGGCCGTGCTGCTGGGCGTGGTGGTGTCGGCGCTGGCCTTTGCCTGGGAAAACGCCAAGCGCATCCGGGCCCGCAAGCACGTCGATGCCCAGGGCGTGAAGCACTACGAAATCTACGGGCCGCTGTTTTTCGGGTCGGTGCAGGCCTTCACCGATAAGTTCGACGTGGCCGCCGACCCGGCCGAAATCATCATCGACTTCCGCGAAAGCCGGGTGGCCGACATGTCGGGCATCGACGCGCTGCACAAGCTCACCGAGCGGTACCAGCGCCTGGGCAAAACCCTGCACCTGCGCCACCTCAGCCCCGACTGCCGCCAGCTGCTGCGCAACGCCGGCGCCCTGATTGAGGTCAATATCCTGGAAGACCCCGGGTACCGGGTAGCCACCAGCGCGGGCTAG
- a CDS encoding 2-dehydro-3-deoxygalactonokinase, whose amino-acid sequence MNNLTHFLSCDWGTSSFRLKLVELAGLRVVAAEQSEEGNAATFEQWQQAKQPPEQRLGFYLNVLRTHAQKLEKQVGRPLAGVPVVISGMASSTVGMLELPYKPFPFAADGSDLTTRLLPATADFDHPVLLISGVKTDDDVMRGEEVQLVGCRFAPTDRPQLFLHPGTHAKHVLVQGGQATALKTYMTGEFFALLSKESILASAVEKNDDFQRPEHARAFERGVQASQTDNLLHNAFLVRTNRLFDKLSAPENFYFLSGLLIGYELSSFPPDFTGPVVLAGEKALVASYEAALRLLGITDKVASVTVKQAAEVTLRGQAAVLERAVAAGQLSAPHPW is encoded by the coding sequence ATGAACAACCTGACTCACTTCCTGAGCTGCGACTGGGGCACCTCCTCGTTTCGTCTGAAGCTGGTGGAGCTGGCCGGGCTGCGGGTGGTGGCCGCCGAGCAGTCGGAGGAAGGCAACGCGGCTACGTTCGAGCAGTGGCAGCAAGCCAAGCAGCCGCCCGAGCAGCGCCTGGGCTTCTACCTGAACGTGTTGCGCACCCACGCCCAGAAGCTGGAAAAGCAGGTTGGCCGGCCGCTGGCGGGCGTGCCGGTAGTCATTTCCGGCATGGCCTCCTCCACCGTGGGCATGCTGGAGCTGCCCTACAAGCCGTTTCCTTTCGCCGCCGACGGCTCCGACCTGACTACCCGGCTGCTGCCCGCTACTGCCGATTTCGACCACCCGGTGCTGTTGATTTCGGGGGTAAAAACCGACGACGACGTGATGCGCGGCGAGGAAGTGCAGCTGGTGGGCTGCCGCTTCGCGCCCACCGACCGGCCCCAGCTGTTTCTGCACCCCGGCACCCACGCCAAGCACGTGCTGGTGCAAGGCGGCCAGGCCACGGCGCTGAAAACCTACATGACCGGCGAATTTTTCGCCCTGCTGTCCAAGGAAAGCATTCTGGCCTCGGCGGTGGAAAAGAACGACGATTTTCAGCGCCCGGAACACGCCCGGGCTTTCGAGCGGGGCGTGCAAGCCAGCCAGACCGACAACCTGCTGCACAACGCCTTTCTGGTGCGCACCAACCGGCTGTTCGACAAGCTCAGCGCCCCCGAAAACTTCTACTTTCTCAGTGGCCTGCTCATTGGCTACGAGCTGAGCAGCTTCCCACCCGACTTTACCGGCCCGGTGGTGCTGGCCGGCGAAAAAGCCCTGGTAGCGTCTTACGAAGCGGCCCTGCGCCTGCTGGGCATCACCGATAAAGTGGCTTCCGTGACGGTGAAACAGGCTGCGGAAGTGACGCTGCGGGGCCAGGCCGCCGTGCTGGAGCGGGCCGTAGCGGCCGGCCAGCTTTCTGCTCCCCACCCCTGGTAA
- the purU gene encoding formyltetrahydrofolate deformylase, producing MSAAVASPSFILLIRCPDEPGLVFKITGVLFAHGLNIVRNGEFVERADNTFFMRTEFAGSFEAAALLARLREALPAAAHIRLADNQPKDVVLMATKEHHCLSELLVRHAFGELNARVVAVISNYPKLGDLTRRFDLPFHYITHEGKTRETHEAEVLAVLAHYQPEFVVLAKYMRILSSDFVAHYANRLINIHHSFLPAFVGASPYAQAYARGVKIIGATAHFVNEQLDQGPIIAQSVIPIDHTQSASEMAQAGRDVEKIVLARSLQLVFAEQVFVHHNKTIIFD from the coding sequence GTGTCTGCTGCTGTTGCCTCGCCCTCCTTTATTCTGCTGATCCGCTGCCCCGACGAGCCGGGCCTGGTGTTTAAAATCACCGGCGTGCTGTTTGCCCACGGCCTGAACATCGTGCGCAACGGGGAGTTCGTGGAGCGCGCCGACAACACGTTTTTCATGCGGACCGAGTTTGCCGGCTCGTTTGAGGCGGCGGCGCTGCTGGCCCGGCTGCGCGAGGCGCTGCCCGCCGCGGCCCACATCCGTTTGGCCGACAACCAGCCCAAAGACGTGGTGCTGATGGCCACCAAGGAGCACCACTGCCTGAGCGAGCTGCTGGTGCGCCACGCCTTCGGCGAGCTGAATGCCCGCGTCGTGGCCGTCATCAGCAACTACCCCAAGCTGGGCGACCTGACCCGGCGCTTCGACCTGCCGTTTCATTACATCACCCACGAGGGCAAAACCCGGGAAACCCACGAGGCCGAGGTGCTGGCCGTGCTGGCCCACTACCAGCCCGAGTTTGTGGTGCTGGCCAAGTACATGCGGATTCTGTCGTCCGACTTTGTGGCCCACTACGCCAATCGGCTCATCAACATTCACCACTCGTTTCTGCCGGCTTTCGTGGGGGCCAGCCCCTACGCCCAGGCCTACGCGCGGGGCGTGAAAATCATCGGGGCCACGGCCCACTTCGTGAACGAGCAGCTCGACCAGGGGCCCATCATTGCCCAGAGCGTCATCCCGATTGACCACACCCAGAGCGCCAGCGAAATGGCCCAGGCCGGGCGCGACGTGGAGAAAATCGTGCTGGCCCGCTCCCTGCAGCTGGTCTTTGCCGAGCAGGTTTTCGTGCACCACAACAAAACCATCATTTTCGATTAA
- a CDS encoding PAS domain-containing sensor histidine kinase has protein sequence MSIDDLDSEFELDLRLTEENLDELYDNAPCGYCSCLPDGTLVKLNQTLLTWLGYSRQELVARRCLQDLLTVGARLHYETYCAPLLLLQDQVREISYQLQCRDGRRLAVLLNANLRRDARGEPLVVRVTLFDITDRRKYEQELLRAKAEAEAQRELLTVKNAELLRINAELDNFVYTASHDLKQPASNMVGLFEELKRTATFHDPDAAGMMNMFEEALRQILSTIEGMTDVVQLQRQPDQGPEDAIDLHSFTQDIVRSLQAAATADFVLDFAAVPTLRLPRTSLHSILYNLLSNALKYAQPGRRPRVLVSTTLTTGGPVLLVRDNGRGIDLHRHGEEVFQLFRRFHPEVDGSGMGLYLVRRLVQQAGGRAEVDSVVGEGTTFRLYFPEA, from the coding sequence ATGAGTATTGACGACCTGGATTCCGAGTTTGAACTAGACCTGCGGCTGACCGAGGAAAACCTGGATGAGCTCTACGACAACGCGCCCTGCGGCTACTGCTCCTGCCTGCCCGATGGCACGCTGGTCAAGCTCAACCAGACGCTGCTGACCTGGCTGGGCTACTCCCGGCAGGAGCTGGTGGCGCGCCGTTGCCTGCAGGATCTGCTGACGGTGGGAGCCCGCCTGCACTACGAAACGTACTGCGCCCCGCTGCTGCTGCTGCAAGACCAGGTGCGGGAAATCAGCTACCAGCTCCAGTGCCGCGACGGCCGCCGGCTGGCCGTGCTGCTGAACGCCAACCTGCGGCGCGACGCGCGCGGCGAGCCCCTGGTGGTGCGCGTCACGCTGTTCGACATCACCGACCGGCGCAAGTACGAGCAGGAGCTGCTGCGGGCCAAAGCCGAGGCCGAAGCCCAGCGCGAGCTGCTGACCGTGAAAAACGCCGAGCTGCTGCGCATCAATGCCGAGCTGGACAACTTCGTCTACACCGCCTCGCACGACCTCAAGCAGCCGGCCAGCAACATGGTGGGGTTGTTTGAGGAGCTCAAGCGCACGGCCACCTTTCACGACCCCGACGCGGCCGGCATGATGAACATGTTTGAGGAGGCGCTGCGGCAGATTCTGAGCACCATCGAGGGCATGACCGACGTGGTGCAGCTCCAGCGCCAGCCCGACCAGGGCCCGGAAGACGCCATCGACCTGCACTCGTTTACCCAGGACATCGTGCGGAGTCTGCAGGCTGCCGCCACGGCCGATTTCGTGCTGGATTTCGCGGCGGTGCCCACCCTGCGGCTGCCCCGCACCAGCCTGCACAGCATCCTCTACAACCTGCTCAGCAACGCCCTGAAATATGCCCAGCCCGGCCGGCGGCCCCGGGTGCTGGTCAGCACCACGCTCACCACCGGCGGGCCCGTGCTGCTGGTGCGCGACAATGGCCGGGGCATCGACCTGCACCGCCACGGGGAGGAGGTGTTCCAGCTGTTCCGCCGGTTTCACCCCGAAGTCGACGGCTCGGGCATGGGTCTGTACCTGGTCCGGCGCCTGGTGCAGCAGGCCGGCGGCCGGGCCGAGGTCGACAGCGTCGTGGGGGAGGGCACCACGTTTCGGCTGTATTTTCCGGAAGCGTAG
- the dgoD gene encoding galactonate dehydratase, which translates to MKITGFKLYQVPPRWLFLKIETDEGLVGWGEPVIEGRAATVATAVQELMGSLLGKSPLPIEDHWNVMYRGGFYRGGPILMSAIAGIDQALWDIKGKFFNAPVYELLGGKVRDTMRVYSWIGGDRPHDVGLAAQGMVDKGFTAVKMNATDEMGYLDSHAKIDAAVARIAAVRAVDPYLGIGVDFHGRVHKPMAKMLARELEPFKPMFIEEPVLAENNEALRDIARHTTIPIATGERMFSRWDFKKLLIEGYADIIQPDLSHAGGITECKKIISMAEAFDVAAAPHCPLGPIALAACLQVDATCHNAFIQEQSLGIHYNVGNDLLDYLVDPTVFEYHNGYANIPGGPGLGIEINEEYVRQRALIGHDWKNPIWRNPDGSVAEW; encoded by the coding sequence ATGAAAATCACCGGCTTCAAGTTGTATCAGGTGCCGCCGCGTTGGCTGTTTCTCAAGATTGAAACCGACGAAGGCCTGGTGGGCTGGGGCGAGCCGGTGATTGAGGGCCGGGCCGCCACCGTGGCCACGGCCGTGCAGGAGCTGATGGGCAGCTTGCTCGGGAAAAGTCCGCTGCCGATTGAGGACCACTGGAACGTGATGTACCGGGGCGGCTTTTACCGGGGCGGCCCCATTCTGATGAGCGCCATTGCCGGCATCGACCAGGCCCTGTGGGACATCAAGGGCAAGTTTTTCAACGCCCCGGTCTACGAGCTGCTCGGCGGCAAGGTCCGCGACACGATGCGGGTGTATTCCTGGATTGGCGGCGACCGGCCCCACGACGTGGGCCTGGCTGCCCAGGGCATGGTGGATAAGGGCTTTACGGCCGTGAAGATGAATGCCACCGACGAAATGGGCTACCTCGACTCCCACGCCAAAATCGACGCGGCCGTGGCCCGCATTGCCGCCGTGCGCGCCGTGGACCCTTATCTGGGCATCGGCGTCGACTTTCACGGGCGGGTGCACAAGCCCATGGCCAAGATGCTGGCCCGGGAGTTGGAGCCGTTCAAGCCCATGTTTATCGAGGAGCCGGTGCTGGCCGAAAACAACGAGGCCCTGCGCGACATTGCCCGCCACACCACCATTCCCATTGCCACCGGCGAAAGGATGTTTTCGCGCTGGGACTTCAAAAAGCTGCTCATCGAGGGCTACGCCGACATTATTCAGCCCGATTTGAGCCACGCCGGCGGCATTACGGAGTGCAAGAAAATCATCAGCATGGCCGAGGCCTTCGACGTGGCCGCCGCCCCGCACTGCCCGCTGGGCCCCATTGCCCTGGCCGCCTGCCTGCAAGTGGATGCCACCTGCCATAACGCCTTTATTCAGGAGCAGAGCCTGGGTATTCACTACAACGTCGGCAACGACCTGCTCGACTACCTCGTGGACCCGACCGTGTTTGAGTACCACAACGGCTACGCCAACATTCCCGGCGGGCCCGGCCTGGGCATCGAAATCAACGAGGAATACGTGCGGCAGCGCGCCCTGATCGGGCACGACTGGAAGAACCCCATCTGGCGCAACCCCGACGGCAGCGTGGCCGAGTGGTAG